A region from the Benincasa hispida cultivar B227 chromosome 12, ASM972705v1, whole genome shotgun sequence genome encodes:
- the LOC120067781 gene encoding ribonuclease P protein subunit p38, producing the protein MGKKAKSSAPDAVLQSKPNEDSYEGERLDEFLQSIQREIKTARFLNAESLPEKIWLKKQFAIGVNEVTRVLERMTPSGDSARIMNPNYKACTVKLQAVLLTANCNPRWLTNHVPSLAMSRKVPLILVKDKEGSLRLGELVNLKTAIAIGIKANGSPVNQLIDEILQRKT; encoded by the exons ATGGGAAAGAAGGCTAAATCTTCTGCTCCTGATGCAGTCCTTCAATCCAAACCTAACGAAGA TTCCTACGAAGGAGAACGTCTCGATGAGTTTCTACAATCGATTCAGAG AGAGATAAAGACAGCAAGATTTCTGAATGCGGAATCCTTGCCGGAAAAAATTTGGCTTAAG AAACAATTCGCAATTGGAGTTAATGAGGTTACTAGAGTCCTTGAACGGATGACACCAAGTGGAGATTCTGCTCGCATAATGAACCCTAATTATAAGGCGTGTACAGTCAAGCTTCAG GCTGTACTGTTAACAGCCAATTGCAACCCTCGATGGTTGACAAACCATGTGCCAAGCTTGGCCATGTCTAGGAAGGTACCATTGATACTCGTAAAAGATAAAGAAGGGTCATTAAGGTTAGGTGAACTCGTTAACCTTAAAACAGCAATTGCAATTGGAATAAAG GCGAATGGAAGCCCTGtcaatcaacttattgatgaaattcttcaaagaaaaacataa